Genomic segment of Avibacterium volantium:
TGCACCAATGGCGGCTGCGCGGTCGTGATAATAAGTGCCAAGATCACGCAAAGGCTGATAAAACTCTGGGGCTAGAATTAAGCAGAAAAAGCCGATAAATAAGGTGATAGGCGTGCCATAAGTGCCGAAATCAAGCTCACCTAAATAGCTAAAACCAAAATAGACGGCCATTAGCGCAATGGAAATCGAGGTGAAAAATTCCAACACCGCAGAAGATAAAAACGCCATTTTCAGCACGTCCATTGTGGTTTCGCGGAAATCTTCCGTGGCTTGTTCAATATGTGCGGTTTGTTCTTCCGTTTTATTGAATAAGCGTAAGGTTTCCAGCCCGCGCAGGCGATCTAAAAATTGACCACTTAATTTTGCCAAGGTTTGCATATTTTTTTGGCTGCTGTCTGCGGCGGCGATCCCAACCAAGATCATAAAAATTGGCACAAGGGGAGCAGTAACGAGCAAAATGAGTCCCGCCGCCCAATTTAGCGGAAAGACGGCAATTAAAATAATAAACGGAACGATCACCGAAAGGGCTTGTTGAGGTAAATAGCGTGCGTAGAAATTATGTAGATTTTCCACTTGTTCTAACATTATGCTTGCCCAACTGCCAGCGGGTTTTTGGTTAATCATTGCTGGGCCAACTTGATGTAATTTGGTGAAAATTTGTTGGCGAATAAAATGTCGTAATTTTTGACCGCACTTGAAACCAAGGCGTTCGCGCCAATACAAAATGATCGCACGCAAGCCAAAGCCGATTACTAAGGCGATAAAATAACCGATTAAATTTTCTCTTGCGGTTTGCGCCATAATGAGCTGATGTAATAGGGTGGCGAGCAAGTAGGTTTGTGCAACTAAGATCAGAGATGAAAGGCTAGCCAATAAAATATTTAGGCTAAGTAACTTTTTTAT
This window contains:
- the cydD gene encoding heme ABC transporter permease/ATP-binding protein CydD, coding for MDKARQRHLQKWLRAQQKPIKKLLSLNILLASLSSLILVAQTYLLATLLHQLIMAQTARENLIGYFIALVIGFGLRAIILYWRERLGFKCGQKLRHFIRQQIFTKLHQVGPAMINQKPAGSWASIMLEQVENLHNFYARYLPQQALSVIVPFIILIAVFPLNWAAGLILLVTAPLVPIFMILVGIAAADSSQKNMQTLAKLSGQFLDRLRGLETLRLFNKTEEQTAHIEQATEDFRETTMDVLKMAFLSSAVLEFFTSISIALMAVYFGFSYLGELDFGTYGTPITLFIGFFCLILAPEFYQPLRDLGTYYHDRAAAIGAADAIVEFLEQPILNEAKASQDFTLNETVEISAQDLVVLSPQGKPLTHPLNFHLPAKSHTALVGQSGAGKTSLINTLLGFLDYQGSLKINGIELNQINKTQWRSAIAWVGQNPLLLQGTIRENLLLGGIQASDEQIQCALPQAQATVFTDKLGLDAEIKEGGIGLSVGQAQRLAIARALLRHRHLLLLDEPTASLDAQSENLVLSALQKISREQTTLMITHRIEDLKQCDCIFVMQQGQIVQQGNFAELQNNGFFAELLAQRKQDIN